The sequence TTTTGTGGCAGAAATTAACTACTTACGTGTGAAATTATTAGGAAAGTTGACAAATAGCTACAGTGGCCCCAGACAAATGGAAATGACAAAAAAATGTGACCCCTATAGTAAACCATTAAAACCAGACCTGACACACCCTGAACCCGTGTTACTTACATCCGTGTATTGTTCAATGAAATCTCGCACCATTGAGAGACTGGGTGGTGAGATGTGATAGCGCAGCAGTGTATAGGGGCCACAGTATTGTGTCCTGAGCATTTTCACTTGCACTTTGGCATAAACAAGCCCATTGTCATATCCTATTTCTGAAGTGACTATTGTGCTTTGTTTGCATGCAAATGTAACTTTTGCATATTAGGTAGCGCACTGCCATCATTGTTTGAGTCTCAGGTGAACCTTGTTAGTAAAAGGAAGCTCTGGTCTGGACTTGGGTTGTAAAGGAATTCATGCCagctttcttttagaaacagcaccacatctgtccacaggttgtgtgtggtattacagcttagtcCCACCTgtacctgtaccgatcgggagatagaggcGGGAGAAAACACGCTGCAGTGcgttctctcccggctctgtgtcacgtgatcagtcgggctccatagagctctattctaagtccgactgatcacgtgacaaagAGACGGGGAAAGACGGGCTGCAGAGCATCTTCTCCCGCCTCTATctctctgaacactcagacccagaccgatcaaaacttttgacatgtctctatgacatgttaaaaggttTGTGAagcgacagtgaccctttaaattaGTCCTGTCATGCAGTGCCTTGTACAAGAATGGTGGATGACCCCCTCATCGACCACATTCCTCTTGAGACTCAAGCTAATTTCTCCCTACAATCCATTAGTAACCAAAGGTGTAGCTATAGGGTGTGCACATAGCAGTCCTATCTGGACCTTGGTACCCAAGGGGATCCAAATACCCCCTGCCACACAAGGAAACATCAGTAGAATAAATGGCACTTGGTATctggggcatctattggggaatTATGAGTGGTCCCCTATATGCTGATATGatggaaatacttttttttttttttttttttaagatggagCAATCACCCTTGTCTACAGGACCTTAAAGAACCACTGTGATATATTTAAAACTGTGAGGAAATTGACGACCACTTTGTTCCACAAACTCAATTTATATGTGGTTTTGCagcattcaagtgaatggagccaacctAAGGACACAGGATCCTTATAACCACTTTAATGTTCTCTTGGCAtatagtggaatatccctttatccTGATATACAATAtgccgagttgtaataccacacacaatctgtatgcaggagtggtgctgttttggggCGAGAACAGCTCTGTCTAATCCTGGTTAATCCCTTTAATTCCTTCAGACTAAACTGTGTTCAATGGCGCTTTTCCTTGTGCTGTTTTATGCAGTTTTCAAGCCAATGATAATATTGTGAAGGGAGGGGAAGTATATTAGAAGGTTTAAGgattcatttacacagaaagattatctgacagactatctgccaaagatttgaagccaaagccaggaatggatttgaaaagaggagaaatctgtctttcctttatgacctgatctctgtttataggctgttcctggctttggcttcaaatctttggcagataatctttctgtgtaaatggacctttacttTTGAATCCACTGTAGTCTTTATGCCTTCAAAACCAACATCAAAACTgcttaaaaaaactgataaaaacacTTTCATAATGGCTCTACTGTTTGGGTAACCCTTACCTTTTAGAAGGATTTCTTGACAATGAGCTAATAAAAATGTAATCTCTGTGAAATCTATGTGGAAAAGCCTGGTAGAAAATGATGAATTctactgcagcaccaccacaggtgaaagGAAGCATTACAGACTGCCAATTTATATTAATGTGTTATCTGTGAAAcgtaggacaggacaggtcctccaaagAGAGAGACACTCTTTGCACTCCACTTAGGCCACTAGAGGATCAAAAATAGGGGGCCCCTCTTTATTAATTCAGAATCAATATGAGTTTTATATATCAGAcaacccttttaggctatgttcatacacgtGTATTTCAAGACAGAAACACTtctaaaatacatatattttacatGTGCATTTTAGAGGCATTTATTTAGTTTATTTAAAGCATATTATTCCGCACTTTTTAGGATGCAGCCCAATAAAATGCTgcatgggagatttatcaaagatggtgtaaagtgaaactggttcagttgcccctagcaaccaatcagattccacctttcattttccaaacagtctgtaaggaatgaaaggtggaatctgattggttgctaggggcaactgagacagtttcactttacaccatgtttgataaatctcccccaatgtcttttttggctgtttaacagttgtttttttttttattgtatttttactaATACGTTATTTGGGtttaaaatgacagccgtccaaaaaaaaaaaaaaaaaaaaaagagtctgtcAAATGGCCAAAAGAAGACATTGTATGGTCATGGCCTTTCTGTGGTTTCAACCCATACctggttttgtaaaaaaaaaaatactgacaatactgaacaaaaatactgagtgtgaacatagcctaagggtacaaacacacacaccgtatacgcagcagatacgcagcagatctgcagcagatttgatgctgtgttcagttatttagatctaatctgctgcgtatctgctgcatatctgtcgcgtatttgctgcgttttgcagcagtaaatacactgcgcatacggcgtgtgtgtttgtaccctaaaagtgatGTTGCTTCTTTTTATTCCCATACAAATCAAATGTGTCACATAAAATGTATGTGCTATCCTACTGAATTTAATAGGCAATTCATTCCAGATGTTACATAAGTATATTATGAAGCATTTATTATTAATTCTTAAAAATGCCCTgacaaatacactgtgtgaacattgccttaaagttATTTGCCCGCTTTCCAAATCCAATCATTCTTTACCACAGATTATATATCAAATAATTGGTGTCAATGgagtctgggagttgtagtaccccaAATGATAGGAATAGAACGGTAAGAGAGTGACAGAGACACAGCAGTCATCCAGGCTTCATGGGTTGTTTAGTGAAAGCATTTATTAAGTGGTAAGTGAGATCTGCCGGAGCAGCTGCACAGGGCTGCCACCACCTTCCCACTTTATAATAAGCACACGAAACACAAGCTGCACCAGGGTTAACCTCTTCTCCGTCACCAAGCACTTGGCATGTTTGTTACCGCACAGGATATTAGAGAGCGGGCTTGAAAGGGTTAATCTGGCCCAGAATACACACTGCCTTCTCAGCTCTCCCCTACCATGTTAACCTCTTCCCTGCTGAATTCACAAGACCTTCCTTTTATGAATTACAGCCAAACATTGAAATGGACAGGATCTGACATTCTTCTTTGGACTTGGACATTACATAGGCTTTATgataatatacatacataatgACATAATTACGCCACTTATGTctacaggctgtgtctggtattacagtttagcCTTATTGGTCTGAGCTGAAATCAGGCATGGCCTAtagacaagggtggcactgtttcccGAATCTGGTTCTAATATTTATCCCTTTAAGGATAAACTTTTAGTTGTATTGCACTTTTCAATATAAATGTATAGGTGTTGTTGGAGTGATATCTGGTTGTGTGTCCTTTTTCTGGAACATTTGCAacaggtatttaaaggggttaaccagcgctacaaaaacatcaccactttcttgcagagacagcgccactcttgtctccagttcaggtgtggtttgtaattaagctccattgacttcaatggaactaatttgaaaactccacccaaactggagacaagaatggtgctgtctcttgaagaaagtggccatgtttttagagggctggataacccctttaaggagatgcGTGGAAACTTATGCAGAGAAGAAGTAGTTACTTAATTGAAATGAATGACTACCGAACTTTTTCTTTCCATCAGTTTCACTCTCCCCAAGAGTCCCAGGAAAGAGACATGCTCcagtctttattaaaggggttatccagagctacaaaaacatggctacttttccccctctcttttctccagtttaggtgtggtttgcaattaagctccattcacttcaataaaaccgaGTTTCAagtcccacccaatctggagacaagggaggggaaaagtggccatgtgtttttagtgctggataacccctttaaaggggttgtccaggcttagaaaaatgtgtctgctttcttccagaaacagcaccactatgatcctcaggttggatgtggtattgcaactcagttccttTGACATTAATGGAGCGgaattgtaattagagatgagcgaaccgggagcatgctcaagtccatccgaaattgaactttcggcatttgattagcggtggctgctgaagttggataaagccctaaggctatgtggaaaacatggatatagtcattggctgtatccatgttttccagacaacctaaagctttatccaagttcagcagccccagctaatcaaataccgaacgttcgggttcggatcgactcgaacccgaacccggttcgctcatctctaattgtaatacctcacacaacttgaggacaggggtggtgctgtttttgcaagaatgtgTATTTTTTACTAATCCtaaataacctctttaaagggattatccaggaaagGAAAAAcgtagctgctttcttttggaaaacagcaccactcttgtcctcagttctgTGCAGTATTGCCACTCAATTCCATTAACGTGAATAGAGCCGAAATGCAATACCACACTTAGCCtgaagacaggtgtggcactgtttacgAAGAAAAAATTATGTTAATCAagtcctgcataacccctttaattagcagCCTGGGTGTAAGCGGCAGTATGGGGAGAACCCCTTAAAGTGAAGAGGAACAGTGAAAAGGAGATCTCATTCAGAGCCTGGGCTTTTTGCACAAATATCATTCAAAGCAATATCACAATTTTAAAGGGATAGCATCATAATGTGCTTTACCATGCCTCTGATACAGAGCTGCTTAGTTTTTCATGTTGTTTTAAAGGGGAATGTCCTAAAAgtcagattggtgggggtctggcaTATGGACAGAGCCTCAACAGAGTCCCACCCCTGTTCTTAGAGGGGAGGTTACAGCATTTATAGGCTTCCATTCATTTCAGTGGGGAGGGACTGCACATGTCCAGCCAGCTAACTGAATGGGAAATGGGATCCCCTCCTAAAAATTCTCTAGATTGATGGGGTCCAGCAGAGGCGTAACCTGAAACTCTTGGGCCTCAGTGTAAAATCTGTACAAGGCCCCAAACTGGGGTTAACCTATTGGCCTTTAGGGCCTGAGTATGACTGGACCTTCTCCTCCACTTTTATTATACCCCTGGGTGCACCTGCTTGCCCCCCACCATTCTCACTCTCTGATTCCATGTCTTcctctggaattcccctttaaataaacataaatatataacACAAGTACAACCGTTGTGTATAGACACATCATGCAAAACTGTATTGATGACATTTACATGATGTATGATATTCATTAGAGCCATGTAAGCTAACGCTAATCTGTTgcgaactacaacacccagcatggcCCTATAACTTACATTCTGCAGACCGGTCAGAATTTGAGCTATTTCTCTATGTTGAGTCGGTGGAAAAACGTTAAGAGGTGGAAGTTAAAGCCATTTTATTTAGTGTTTTATCGGACATCCTTTTCACTGCTTTGTTCCATAAAGGGTTACAGTAAACAATTTAGGTCATTAGTAATTTGTCAGCCGCCGTTTGTAGTGTCCCAAAGTGAGCTGGTCCTCCAGGAGAACTTCAGTCCAGTCCATAACAATGTCCCAGTGATAAATAAAGCAACGAAGACATAGCAAACAGCGGCAGAAGCTCAATGCTCAAAGCTCAATTTTTTAAAGGAATCTTGTTCATGCCAGCTGCCATAGGTTAAATAAAGCCTGGGAGCTAATGCTGCTAGCTGACAATGGACACTTTACAtacaaagacttttttttttcatgtagaaAAATAGTGATGATACATTTCCATTAGAGGGAATAATTAAACTTCAGATGATCCCTATTTACTTCAAAATACATGAAACACTTTAGTCTTAGttaccttcatcatcatcatcatcatcatcatcatcatcgtcgtcATCATCAGCTTCCTGTTTATCTTGCttgtcatcttcatcatcatcgtcGTCGTCATCATCgtcgtcgtcatcatcatcatcatcgtcgtcATCATCGTCGTCGTCGTCATCATCGTCGTCATCATCTTCAGCCTTTTTTACTATTTGATCATCGTCGTCATCATCGTCGTCATCATCGTCGTCATCATCATCGTCGTCATCATCGTCGTCGTCATCGTCGTCGTCATCGTCGTCGTCATCATCGTCGTCATCATCATCTttatcatcatcgtcatcatcatcatcgtcgtcatcatcatcatcgtcatcatcatcgtcgtcatcatcatcatctttatcatcatcgtcatcatcatcatctttatcatcgtcgtcatcatcatcatcatcatcatcatcgtcgtcATCGTCATCATCGTCTTCTTTATCTCCGTCATCgtcatcatcgtcatcatcatcatcatcatcatcattatctacGTGATTGTCATTGTTATCatcgtcgtcatcatcatcatcttttccAGCACCTTGGGCCTGCCCTTGAACTCCAGGCAGTAAATTCACATGGAAGGAGCAAATAACGGTGACTAGTAGGCACAGCAGCCACACTTTCTGTGAGGCCATCTCGGCGTTAAGCAGAAGTCAATTTCCAAAGTCTTCTACCAGCAGTGTCACAGTGTCCTTCCACTTAGCACGCAAGGGTGATAACCAGATGAAGAGACTTTTAAGTAGGATAACTTAGTTCAATCCTAAGAAACAGTTCTCATTCCTCAATAATCCAGTAAAAGGACGACCTCGGGAGGGAGACAAGAAGACGTCAGCACACAACGACAAGACTGAAGAAGAAAAAGCCTTGAGAAAAAGACTCTAATGTTCAGGGCAGACGTGATTGATGGCAACAAATGCACATAGGGAAACTTCTATCTCCCAACCAATAGGTGTGGCTTTACAGTGCCGCTAATATAGAAAGAGATGATGGCACATATCCCTTCATGACCATATTTGTGATCCACTCTGTGCAAAAGGTCATTGAAGGCAGCTCGGAGACATGTTACTAGTGAGTCTGACATGCCTCAGTTGTGGGGCTATACTTAGGACTTATCAGTTTTTACTAGTGCCGGTCATTGTGACAAGTAGTTTGTTCCTGTTGACTTGTTCCCAAGCAAAATCTTGGTTTAAGTCAGACACCTATAGgcatgtgcacacacacacacatgcaggggCATTGTTATGGGGGACAGAGGTAGCACTCTCACCTCAGGCCTGGTTCCTGAGAGGACCCACTCTTTCATATAAGACTCATAATACAGTTTACATCTATCTATCCCATCCATCTTATTTATATATCTTTCTGggtcgggggtgaagcactggaagcgtaCAGGCCGTCTCCCAGTGTGAAAattggccctcctctctgtgatgttGCTCCATTGATACTCATGGagcagcgtcacagaggggagaaggtttcttcacatctatctatcatctatctatctgagaATAAATTGTCACCTGTCCCTGGTAGGACTTTTATAAATAATTGCCTGTCACTTTAAATCCCCCTTTTGTCCATCTGAGAGAATGCTCAGTCAATGTTTTGTTCTGACTTTATTCACATATACGTTATACAGTAGTGTCGTTCACTGGACACCAACTCGGATTATAAATATAGGATCCTTGCTTAGTAGAACAATCAATAATATAGAAAGGATAAGCTTAAAATTGACAATTTTATTAGCTATATATTAAAATACATAATCAAACAATTTACAACAATCTCCAAGAAAGGAAGTCTTGGGCCTAGAAGGGGGGTAGTTGGTCAGTCTGTCTCTGTCATGTCTAGGAAACCTCCGTCCATACTCCACAGAGATATATTCCACTGTTCCGACACAACAAGAGTTACCATTTCCTACTCCAGGCTATCATACGGTGCTAatacaccaaaactgaaaacatggtacagtgagtacagtatgcAGTATGAATGATACCCCGGCATATACAGTTTCATATAGTGGTGGATTAACTATGCCACATAAACTGTTGTGTTATATGTTGTAAATACTGACTTTCACCCTATACCTTGTGGCTCCTGATGACGTAACCGACACTGGTACAGAAACACGTTGGGAAAGGTGGTGTGTTGGCATCCGATATGTGGTCACAACCGGATTGAATAAGGCCGTATGACCACTAGGAGCACATGTTTTGAGTTTTGGTGTATTAGCACTGTATGATAGCCTGGAGTAGGTAGTGGTAACTCTTGTTGTGTCGGAACAGTGGAATATATCTCTGAGGAGTATGGACGGAGGTTTCCTAGACATGACAGAGACAGACTGACCAACTACCCCCCTCCTAGGCCCAAGACTTCCTTTCTTGGAGATTGTTGTAAATACTTTGTTTGATTATgtattttaatgcatatctaataaaattgtCAATTTTAAGCTTATCCTTTCCATATCATTGTTTATTCACATATACACATGCCTGGTTGCGCCACTATATTGGATTTTGCTGGGTGACAATAGAGATGTAAGCCTTCTGGGCTGCCAACCATAGGGTCAGGGTTAATGTTAATGGGGAGCATACAAAACAACTTCCTAGGGTCCCCAACCTCTAAAGGGCCACAGAAACAGTATATGAGGAATGGGGAACAGTGTGTAATGAGAAAGGGGCCATGGAAGCAGATAGTGAGAGATGGGGGGCATGGGGAGCAGCCACTGTGGAGCCTGGCAAGTGGAGACACCTGTGTAACAGAGAGGGGGACTGTGGGGAGCAGCCATTTTGAGGTGGGAGCATGAGAGCAATAAATGAagcattaaagagaacctgtcaggtcCCTCACAAACTAGACCTCATaccttttttccccctctgtaCAGGATTGAAGAGATCTCAGGAGAGTTGGAACGTTATTCTCCCGACTAGCAGGTCCTGAGGCTTGTTTGTGATACCTGGCGATAATGTATTTTGTCCAGGATCAGAATCGGGTGAGATAAATGAGACCTCTGTATTTCCTGCCTCTAATTTCACATTTTTTTCTACGTCTATATGAATTTGGCAGAAAAAAAGTTGTGTCAGGTTCCATCTGACTCtgtatcaggggcggattaactttaccataggccctgggctgttcccCAAGCCTCGGCCCcaccaacccactgtaactatggcggcactagtgtggtgctcatagtacaggatagataatgtcataatgcccaGATTTGTGAAAAATAGCtgtaaaaaagcagcattttttttgcaaatcatggcggaattatagccaggagacaatacaccgcTGAATTTTTTGAAGTCTTtttgggtgaccatgggccccccaggagctcaataAGACAGGAAACTGTTGTTACTTTCCATGTTACATcaacacagaaaataaaaaaaaatttatgtggATCTACAGGTTTTTCGGCAGGGTAGGCCATGGTATCATCATGTTCTTCCAGCCGTCTGTGCTTGTTTGTTTTAATGTCTAATCTTAATGATGCAGATTTAACTTTATTTAACCCCATGTATGATTAGGAATCTGAGATGTGAGTTGCTGTTTCATGGGGTTCTCACATCTCATCTAGAAGGGGATTCTAGAAAAGGAAAGAACATTACAAGGGTGGTTGAATAAGTTAAGTTGAATAATTGTGAGGACCCAACCAAATAGCTCCCCAAATCTCAGCATCCTGGGTCCCCACCAGTATACCACAGATACAGCTGAGCTGAAGCTCCATTTCTCTCCTAGGCTACAGGCACTATGATGGGATCCCTACATCAGCCAGCATGCAATGATATTATGGGATCGTCCCTGCCTGGGAATCCCAGGTCATAGGCTGCAGGCCTGAAGAGGTGGAATGTGGGAATGAAGATatgtactatatattttttttttagtccagaCAGTAGGGACACCAAGTGGAGACAttgtgaatgagaggggggggacaCATTACTGTGTGTGGGGCATTAAGGGGTACAGTGCTGAGTGTAGCGGTCTGAAGGGGCACAGGACTTAGTGGAGGCGCTAAGGGAGCACTGGCACTGAGTGGAGGAAATAAGGAATATGATTACTTAGGGTACTATGAGACAacgcgatttttaacgattaacaactaacgataaacgatcgcaaactagatagTTTctcgttatgctgcgtttacatagaaagattattgttcgaattttcgcaataacaatctcATTTGAGCGATAATGGTTACGTGCAAACACAGCAAaagatcaagcaacgagcgagaaatcgttcattttgatcatttaacatgttctcaaattgtccttcgtcgttcactaaaaattcgcagttcgctttgtgtaaacagtctttcaaagattcaccctatgtgaaagatgggcttaagctatcttaaaaatgattgcaataacgatttttctaacgatttattcgtctaaatgctgatcgttataaaaaccaataGTTGCTTCTAAATCGTtagacgatcgattgggcgaatttttgctccgtgtaaacacagcattaacctgaaatcgttcactatattacacagaacgatagtcgttagttacaatcgttacagcgatagttactacaatcgtttactccatctgatcccagataaagaatgaacaatgtgcaattatggta is a genomic window of Dendropsophus ebraccatus isolate aDenEbr1 chromosome 12, aDenEbr1.pat, whole genome shotgun sequence containing:
- the LOC138769051 gene encoding sarcoplasmic reticulum histidine-rich calcium-binding protein-like; this encodes MASQKVWLLCLLVTVICSFHVNLLPGVQGQAQGAGKDDDDDDDDNNDNHVDNDDDDDDDDDDDDDGDKEDDDDDDDDDDDDDDDDDDDKDDDDDDDDKDDDDDDDDDDDDDDDDDDDDDDDDKDDDDDDDDDDDDDDDDDDDDDDDDDDDDDDDDDDDDDQIVKKAEDDDDDDDDDDDDDDDDDDDDDDDDDDDDDDEDDKQDKQEADDDDDDDDDDDDDDEDDDDDDDDDDDDDDDDDNDDDDEEYKAGSLCRYCAFCKHCGDCDKCPCEEKDKSEHCKNCEYCQFCYVCPVICETACKPGSYIDELSGALYQSVANIFE